TGTGCCGCACGCCGCTGCTGCCGCTGGACCCCCCACGCAACGGCACCGGGGACGCGATGGCCGCCCTGTTCCTGGGCCACTACCTCCAGACCGGGGACGCGGGCCAGGCGCTGAGCCTTAGCATGAGCGGCCTCTTTGCCGTGCTGGACCTGACGCACCGCCTGGGCACCCGCGAGATTCAGCTTGTCGCCGCCCAGGACGAGTACGCGCGGCCCAGCCGGGTCTTTGAGGTGGAACGGGTCGGGTAGGGGACAGTCAGGCCGGAGCGGTCAACGCCGCCGCGATGGGCACGTTGCTCGCTAGGAGGGGCAGGCGCGTCAGGTCGGCGGGGGCCACCCAGGCGAGGGCGCGGTGCTCCAGCGGACGCGGCTCGCCCGCCAGCAGGTGCACCCGCAGCGCCACCAGCGTGAAGGCCCCGGCTGGGGTGTCCAGTTCGCGGCGGTAGACCTCCCCCCACACCTCCACCTCCGCCCCCAGTTCCTCGCGCCACTCGCGGGCCAGGGCCTCGGCCAGCGTCTCGCCGCCCTCGACCTTGCCGCCTGGAAACTCCCACTGCCCCGCCGCCCACGCCGGACGCGCCCGCTGCCCGACCAGCACCCGCCCTTCGCGCTCCAGAATGCCTGCCACGACGGTTCGCATCATGGGCACTCTGGCAGATTCCATAGCATCGGCTGGTAGGCCCGGCACTCGGGGGTGACCCTGCCGGGGAACGGGACGCCAAAACTGCGGTTGCAGGCGCAGCGGTGCGGCGTGTTGGGGTGCGCCAGCACCCGGAAGCGCGGCGGCTTCAGGCGTGCGCCGTAATCCAGCCGCGCCCCGGTCAGTACCCTCGCCACCTCCGGGCTGAGGGCCAGTGTGACGCTGCCGAGGTCATGCGTCAGGTCGCCGGGCTGGGCAGCGAGTGCAAAGGCATAAGCCGTCCCGCAGCCGCCGCCCGGTTCCAGACTCACGCGCAGAACGCTTCCCAGCGTGCGAATCTGCGCGAGCGCGGCGGGCGTGAGCTGCGGGGGCTTCATAGCTTGAACATAAATGCCCATCCCGTCAGGGTCTGTCCGAAAGGCGCATCCTCTTCTTT
This is a stretch of genomic DNA from Deinococcus carri. It encodes these proteins:
- a CDS encoding (deoxy)nucleoside triphosphate pyrophosphohydrolase, with the translated sequence MMRTVVAGILEREGRVLVGQRARPAWAAGQWEFPGGKVEGGETLAEALAREWREELGAEVEVWGEVYRRELDTPAGAFTLVALRVHLLAGEPRPLEHRALAWVAPADLTRLPLLASNVPIAAALTAPA
- a CDS encoding iron-sulfur cluster assembly accessory protein, whose protein sequence is MKPPQLTPAALAQIRTLGSVLRVSLEPGGGCGTAYAFALAAQPGDLTHDLGSVTLALSPEVARVLTGARLDYGARLKPPRFRVLAHPNTPHRCACNRSFGVPFPGRVTPECRAYQPMLWNLPECP